CTACGGTAATGCTGATCGTTTCTGTATCGCTCCCTCCCTTGCCATCAGCTGTTGATACCTCTAAACTCGCAATGCCTGTATAGTCTGCATCCGGACTAAAACTAGCCCCATCCAAAGCAGCATTTACATCGGCTATACTTCCACTAAAGGTCATAAGCGCATCTGATGTACCATCTCCTGTTGTAAAGGTTAAGCCTGTGGTCTGGGATAGACTGAGTACACCATTTGTAGAGGTGAGGGTGACTTCCTGAATATCCCCATCTACATCGCTCACACTGATTAAGGTGCTATTCGCCGTAGTGAAATCCAGTGTAGCATCTTCATTGATAGTCTGACTCGCCGGAACACTCACTTCCGGAGCATCATTGACCGCATCTACGGTAATGCTGATCGTTTCTGTATCGCTCCCTCCCTTGCCATCAGCTGTTGATACCTCTAAACTCGCACTGCCTGTATAGTCTGCATCCGGACTAAAACTAGCCCCATCCAAAGCAGCATTTACATCGGCTATACTTCCACTAAAGGTCATAAGCGCATCTGATGCACCATCTCCTGTTGTAAAGGTCAGGCCTGTGGTCTGGGATAGACTGAGTACACCATTTGTAGAGGTGAGGGTGACTTCCTGAATATCCCCATCTACATCGCTCACACTGATTAAGGTGCTATTCGCCGTAGTGAAATCCAGTGTAGCATCTTCATTGATAGTCTGACTCGCCGGAACACTCACTTCCGGAGCATCATTGACCGCATCTACGGTAATGCTGATCGTTTCTGTATCGCTCCCTCCCTTGCCATCAGCTGTTGATACCTCTACACTCGCATTGCCTGTATAGTCTGCATCCGGACTAAAACTAGCCCCATCCAAAGCAGCATTTACATCGGCTATACTTCCACTAAAGGTCATAAGCGCATCTGATGCACCATCTCCTGTTGTAAAGATTAAGCCTGTGGTCTGGGATAGACTGAGTACACCATTTGTAGAGGTGAGGGTGACTTCCTGAATATCCCCATCTACATCGCTCACACTGATTAAGGTGCTATTCGCCGTAGTGAAATCCAGTGTAGCATCTTCATTGATAGTCTGACTCGCCGGAACACTCACTTCCGGAGCATCATTAACTCCTGTAACATCAAGGGTAATGGTATATGCTGAATCTGAATCTACGACTCCATCGTTAACTCTGAATCTAAAATTAGCGTAGGGATCACCACTTGCATTTTCAGCGGCAACAAACTTTAGTTTATTATCATTAATGTCAGCATACAACACTTCGTCATTATTGGACAATATCTCACCGGCATCAGCAATTCCATCATTATTGTTGTCTACAAAGAGTATTCCCTGAACAGGAACAAGTTCAATAGTGGCTTTATCAAGCTGGTCGCTATCCAGATCAGAGTATCCCAGATCAGTCAAAGTAATAGTAAGCACAACATCTTCGTTGGTAGTAAGCGTATTGTCGGCTGCCGTGGGCGGACGGTTACATGCTACTTTCACTGTCTCGTCTGTATAATCTGCTGCCGGAGTGGTATATCCATCGGTGCCAGAAGTTACTACTCCTGAAGAATTTACCTTAAGGCCTGCTCCTAATGTTCCTTCACCTAAGAATCCATTATTATCTCCATCTGTAAAGCCAGCTTCCCTGACATCATTACAGCCATCGCCATCGGCATCAATTTCTATAAAGTCTGAAGTACCATCTGGCGTAGCTTCTGAGTCAAGGGGCAAATAATCTATTGTTCCACTATTCTCCTGCCCTGCACCCTGTACAGCGTCTGGTAAACCATCAGTTCCTACCGGTCCATCTACTTTCCCATCTGTCTGGGCCTGGCTATGCCCGGCTTCTACAGCATCATAAATACCATCATTATCACTATCCAGATCTAAATGGTTAGGAATACCATCTCCATCTATGTCGTAAATATCAGGTATGCCATTACCATCACTATCAGTATAGTCGGTAGTAGAGCCGTCTCCTCCTCCTCCTCCGTTTACAACATCGGCAAAGTTTGGCGCTCCATCACCATCAGCATCCCCTAGTGGGTCATTACCAGAAGGAGCTTCCAGAGCATCAGGAATACCATCATTGTCATCATCATCATCCGACACATCCTGAAGCCCATCTCCATCAGTATCTTTAGCATCTCTTACATCAATATCTCCGGTACCACTACTATTGGGTAAAGTAGTAGGGTCACCAATAATACCATTTGCGTCTTCCAGTCCTATGGTAGTGTCAATATTATTATCCAATCCATCTCCATCCTGATCTCTGTTTGAGAGTACCAGGTTAGCTTCAATCAGGTCATAAATTCCGTCGTTATCTGAATCTACATCCTGATAATCGGGTATTAAATCTGAGATTAGGAAAGCCGCATCGGTATTTACCGGCGTAAGCCCACCCGGAGGGTACGCGGTATCCAGACCGTTAGCATCATATACTCCATTAGGTGCAATGTAACCAGCAGTTGTCTGCGCCTCTATATTATCCGGTATACCATCTCCATCGGCATCCTGATCATAGCCATCAGGAATATTATCTCCATCAGTATCCGTAAAGTTCGTTAAGGGGTCGTTGTCTCCATCAATATTGGCATCTTCTTCAGTATCCAGAATTCCGTCATTGTCATCATCCACATCTATATCGTCACTAATAGAGTCACCATCCCAATCTAATGGGTCAGGATTAAGCTCACAGCCGAAACCATCGTTCTGTCCTGATGGCGCAGCTAACAATATTTTTGTAATGGCTGCTCCAGTAGTGGCGTTTTCTACATCTGCAATTTTGTAGATGTCGCCATTATTGTTGTTAAACGTATAGAAGTTGCCAAACCTGTCCTGCCAGGAGGCACCATACCCACCGCCAGCTGCCTCGGTATTAGAAGTATTATTTGCAAAAGTAAGGTCAATAGTTGTAGCAGCACCGGTATTAACATCTACTTTAACGAGCTTAGGAGGGCTATTACCAGTAACGCCATATACATAATCCCCTAACAATGCATAGTCGTTAGAGGTAGAAAAAGTACCGGTAATGTTAGTTTCCGTTACGTTGACCGTTGCTGGATATGAGCTAATAGTTGAGACATCAAATTTTACTATTTTGGTGCCTTTAATGAATCCTACAAGATTGCCCTGCGCAAATAGTACGTTATTAAAACTTTGTGTGCTATTAATGGTAATAGTACCTACATATGAGAAGTCATTTGCGGGGTCATAAACTCGTAAGTCTTTTCCACCGGTACTGGAATAAACTAGCTGAGTAACCGCATTGTAGGCTGAATTAGTAGCAGACCCATTAGTAACTCCTTCCAGCTCTCCGACTTTAAGGTACTGCTGTAAGAATGGGTTGTAGCGGTATACTTCGGCTTTCTTGCTAGATGAGTTTCCAACTGTCTGGTAAAGCGTACTTACGGGTCCGCACATGATACCTGCTGAATCATTTACGGCATCTCGATAATCTACATCTCCTCCACTACTCACGTCACTATCGCTATCTGTAAAAATGACTGAAGGGTTGGTAATACCATCATTGGGCACATAGCCATCATTGGGTGTCCCCCGCTCATAATCGTCTAGTAAACCATCTGCATCAATATCCGTACTGCTAGAAGCAGTTACAAACCCTACTTCTCTGGTATCATTTTCACCCTCATCATCACTATCTGTATCCAGAAAGTCAGGTAGGTTTTCTAAAATATTATTATCAGTATCTACAGGTGTGATACCATCAGTAGCATATCCACCACCAATGGTATAGGCTGAATTTAAACCGTTATTGGCTGTATAGGTAGGTGCATCGTCAGAATTAGGCACCACATAGCCTAATGTACTTTGAGCTTCTATATTGTCTGGAACACCATCATTATCACTATCCAGATCTAAATGGTTTACTATTCCATCCTGGTCTGTATCGTACACATCAGGTATACTATCTGCATCGGCATCGGTATAATCTGTAGAAGAGGCATCACCGGCATCTCCGTCATCAACAGTATCTAGATAGTTGAGCGTACCATCACCATCCTCATCACCTATTGGGTTGTGTCCATCTTCTCCTTCATTCGTATCCAAGATACCATCATTATCATCGTCAACATCGGTATCGTCGGCTACACCATCATAATCTGTATCCAGGGTTGACTGCACACTAAACAGCTCCATGTTTGAGAGCTTGTATAATGAGAAGGCAAGACTTTCAAAAGTTTGTACAAATATCAGTAGAAAAGCTGACAGGCGAATTGCTAGTAAACGGGACCTTTTCATAGGAGGTTCTTACTGTAAATACATACATTTTATTCCTTGCAATATTACAGCAGAAGCTACTTTCAGGCATGCATATTATCTACGAGCTAAGATTTAGCGCAGTTTGACAAAAAAAGTATGTCAAACAGTATGTGAAAATTCACTTAATATTAATGATAAATTGGTCCACTTTTTTCTGAATAGGTCTGGAAAGACATTTAAAGCTGGTATCAACTATTTAAATTGTACTTTTCCAATAAAATACTTATGTAGTATATGCAGTAAAAAGCTGACTGTCCTTGTTTGTTTTCAGGTAATAAATAATCAATATCAAAATATTATTACTAAAAGTTTATAACTAATAATAACAAACAATGCATTAACATTTACTTAAGTATTATAGGCCTCAACCTTTATTTAAGCTTTGTTCATTGTACTCTAAACATGCATTTATCATCTAATTTATAGGGTAAAAGGTAGACCTATCAACCTATTTAAAATTAATCCAAATAAATTTTGATCTTCTTTAAGGTCACATATATCTTTGCTACCCAGATTAATAACCTAACTATAAACAACTATATGAGTACACGTAATCTACTACTGGCATTATTTTCAAGTGCCCTATTCACTCTGGTTTCCTGTGCTGAGGATGAGGACAACAGCCCATCAGTTAATGCGCCCGCCAGCTATACATTTGAAAGAAATGGACAGAGTACAGTCTCTTTTAGTGGCCAGACCACAAGAATAAAAATGGCTACCGAGTTGGTCAATGCTTTAGGTAATTTTGACGCTGCCACTAAAAGCACTCTATTAGAAATGTACCGCAATGAAACCCCAGAGGGTGGAGATGCAAACCCCTATCAGGAGGCCGCTTTAAACGATTCAGATAAAAGTGTTCGCTCAAAGGTTGCGGCATCTCGAGACTTGTTTTTTACTAATACTACCGAAGGAACAGACATCAAAAATCAGTTTGAACTCTGGATTGAAAGTCAGGTAGATGAAGTTTTTCCAAATGAAGAGGTACTGGCGAAACCTGGTACTGCTGGCCAGATTGCCGATGGATCGTCTACCCGTTATGTAAGCGCTAAGGGACTGGAATACAATCAGCTTGTAAACAAGGGTTTAATAGGTGCGTTAATGACTGACCAAATGCTTAACAACTATTTAAGTGAAGCAGTACTTGATGAAAATGTTAACCGAGAATTAAATGAAAGTGCTAGTGTTGAGGAGGGACAGAATTATACCACTATGGAACACAAGTGGGACGAAGCTTATGGCTACGCTTATGGAACTGCCGCTGACCCGTCAAACCCCAACTCAACTTTAAGTGATAATGATATCTTTTTAAGTAAGTATATAGCACGCGTAGAAAGTGATGCTGACTTTACCGGTATTGCAGATGAAATTTACGATGCGTTTAAGTTAGGGAGGGCTGCGATAGTTGAGCATAATTATGAACTTCGTGACGAACAAGCAAACATCATAAGAAAAAAAGTCTCTGAAGTGATTGGCATTCGTGCAGTTTACTATTTGCAACAGGCAAAGCTTAAACTAGAGCAGGATACTCCTGATTATGGTAGCATTTTCCATGACCTTTCGGAAGCCTATGGCTTTATTTACAGCCTACAGTTTACTCGCCAGCCTAATTCCAATGTTCCGTACCACAGCGGTGCAGAAGTAAATGAGTTTATTGAAAAACTTATGAACGAAGGAGCAAATGGCCTATGGAATGTTAGCCCTCAGACACTGGAAGAGTTATCTGAAGCTATAGCTTCACCCTTTGAATTTACTGTTGCAGAAGCTGCCAGCAACGATTAAATAGATTTAGCAATGAAAAATCTACTAGCTAGTCTATCATTACTGCTTATCCTTTTTGCTTGTAGTTCCGAAGAAGAGCCTGAAGAATTTAGCGAGGATCAGTTTGACAGAAAAGTTATGCTTACTCATTGGGCAGATAATATTATCGTCCCGGCTTATCAACAGTATAACAAAGAACTGGCAACCCTTAATGCCGCTACTCAGGCTTTTATCCAAAAACCTGAAATGACAGAACTATCTACGCTTAGAGCTGCATGGCTAGAAGCTTATAAAGCCTGGCAATGGGTATCTATGTTTGAAATAGGCAAAGCAGAAGAAGTTAATCTGCGAAACTATACAAATATTTATCCTGCAGATACTTCGGCGATTGGAGAAAATATTCGCGCACAAAACTTTAAACTTGAGCTCCCTTCTAAATATGACGAACAAGGTTTTCCTGCTCTTGACTACTTACTTTATGGACTAAGAGAAGATGATGAGCAGATTATAACCGTCTACCAGAATAGCGAGTCTCATAGAGAATATCTTTCTAAAGTAGTTGAGCGCTTACAAACGCTAAGCGGAGAAGTTCTAGAACATTGGACTGATAGCTACCAGGATACATTTGTAGACGCCAGTGGCTCTTCTGCCAGCAGCTCTGTTAATAAGTTGATTAATGACTACCTTTTCTATTATGAGAGAATGCTACGAGCTGGCAAAGTAGGTATTCCTGCAGGAGTTTTCTCTGGTTCTCCTTTGCCCCATACGGTAGAAGGACGCTATGCCAAAGATATCTCAAAAGTATTATTGCTTGAAGCTTTAAATGCTACACAAAGCTTTTTTAATGGACAGGCTTTTTCTGGAGATGCCAAGGGTGAAAGCCTGAGCACTTACCTAGATTACCTGAACAGCATTAAAGATGAAGAAGATTTAAGTGCCAACATCAATAGTCAGTTCAACTCTGCTAGAGAAGCTATTGAAAGCTTAAATCAAGATTTTGCTGATCAAATCATCAATGACAATTCTGCCTTTCTCAGCGCTTATGATGAGCTTCAAAAAGTTGTCATTTTAATGAAAGTTGATATGTTTCAGGCTCTAAATATTAGAGTAGACTACGTAGATGCGGATGGTGATTAATGATGTAGTTAGGCTTTAAGAAAAATCAGGCTTTATGCGTTATTTGCGACAAAGCACAGAGGCGGCTCCATTAGCCGTCTTTCGTATTTTTTTTGGTTTGATGATGTTTATCAGCATCCTGCGTTTCTGGAGCTATGGATGGATAGATAAACTATATATACAGCCCAGATTTTTTTTTAGTTATTATGGTTTTGAGTTTGTTCGCCCCATTGGAGAGTACACTTACCTCATCTTTGTAGTTTGTGCCACCGCAGCTTTGCTGGTACTTTTAGGGTACTACTACCGAATAGCTATCATATGCTTCTTCTTAAGTTTCACCTATATAGAACTCATGGACAAAACTACATACCTAAATCACTACTATTTTATTAGTGTGCTGAGTTTTGTCATGATTTTTCTTCCAGCAAATGCTTATTTTTCATTAGACGCCCGTCGTAATCCTGAACTAGCTTATTATTACGTTCCCCGCTGGACCATAGATGTTATTAAGTTTTTAATTGCCATTGTATACTTTTATGCCGGACTTGCTAAAATAAACTCAGACTGGCTTCTAAAAGCGATGCCACTCAAAATCTGGCTTCCAGCCCATTACGACCTACCTTTGATAGGCAA
This window of the Porifericola rhodea genome carries:
- a CDS encoding tandem-95 repeat protein, translating into MKRSRLLAIRLSAFLLIFVQTFESLAFSLYKLSNMELFSVQSTLDTDYDGVADDTDVDDDNDGILDTNEGEDGHNPIGDEDGDGTLNYLDTVDDGDAGDASSTDYTDADADSIPDVYDTDQDGIVNHLDLDSDNDGVPDNIEAQSTLGYVVPNSDDAPTYTANNGLNSAYTIGGGYATDGITPVDTDNNILENLPDFLDTDSDDEGENDTREVGFVTASSSTDIDADGLLDDYERGTPNDGYVPNDGITNPSVIFTDSDSDVSSGGDVDYRDAVNDSAGIMCGPVSTLYQTVGNSSSKKAEVYRYNPFLQQYLKVGELEGVTNGSATNSAYNAVTQLVYSSTGGKDLRVYDPANDFSYVGTITINSTQSFNNVLFAQGNLVGFIKGTKIVKFDVSTISSYPATVNVTETNITGTFSTSNDYALLGDYVYGVTGNSPPKLVKVDVNTGAATTIDLTFANNTSNTEAAGGGYGASWQDRFGNFYTFNNNNGDIYKIADVENATTGAAITKILLAAPSGQNDGFGCELNPDPLDWDGDSISDDIDVDDDNDGILDTEEDANIDGDNDPLTNFTDTDGDNIPDGYDQDADGDGIPDNIEAQTTAGYIAPNGVYDANGLDTAYPPGGLTPVNTDAAFLISDLIPDYQDVDSDNDGIYDLIEANLVLSNRDQDGDGLDNNIDTTIGLEDANGIIGDPTTLPNSSGTGDIDVRDAKDTDGDGLQDVSDDDDDNDGIPDALEAPSGNDPLGDADGDGAPNFADVVNGGGGGDGSTTDYTDSDGNGIPDIYDIDGDGIPNHLDLDSDNDGIYDAVEAGHSQAQTDGKVDGPVGTDGLPDAVQGAGQENSGTIDYLPLDSEATPDGTSDFIEIDADGDGCNDVREAGFTDGDNNGFLGEGTLGAGLKVNSSGVVTSGTDGYTTPAADYTDETVKVACNRPPTAADNTLTTNEDVVLTITLTDLGYSDLDSDQLDKATIELVPVQGILFVDNNNDGIADAGEILSNNDEVLYADINDNKLKFVAAENASGDPYANFRFRVNDGVVDSDSAYTITLDVTGVNDAPEVSVPASQTINEDATLDFTTANSTLISVSDVDGDIQEVTLTSTNGVLSLSQTTGLIFTTGDGASDALMTFSGSIADVNAALDGASFSPDADYTGNASVEVSTADGKGGSDTETISITVDAVNDAPEVSVPASQTINEDATLDFTTANSTLISVSDVDGDIQEVTLTSTNGVLSLSQTTGLTFTTGDGASDALMTFSGSIADVNAALDGASFSPDADYTGSASLEVSTADGKGGSDTETISITVDAVNDAPEVSVPASQTINEDATLDFTTANSTLISVSDVDGDIQEVTLTSTNGVLSLSQTTGLTFTTGDGTSDALMTFSGSIADVNAALDGASFSPDADYTGIASLEVSTADGKGGSDTETISITVDAVNDAPEVSVPASQTINEDATLDFTTANSTLINVSDVDGDIQEVTLTSTNGVLSLSQTTGLTFTTGDGTSDALMTFSGSIADVNAALDGASFSPDADYTGNASLEVSTADGKGGSDTETISITVDAVNDNPTAQNQSVSFNEDVEYTFTSTDFTTNYADVENDTFVGIIIKSLPASGSLKLNGVDVSVDDEISESDLANGNLTFEPVADQNGVPYTTFDFQVKDAANRYSVSYTMTANVLAVNDAPVSADKTVSTPEDTDYVFSDVDFAFSDVADGDAYTSVVIRSLPSSGTLFYNGIEITQSDVDDATKFADRALFTFSPEADDNGTGYTAFDFSVEDNEGALSEVQTITIDVTSVNDAPTLSAVDKPAAQDKVTLFSNIDFTSAYADVEGDQLVNIQIKSLPANGTLKLNGVDVAVNDVIAANNLSKLSFTPVAAYTGISNFSWNAYDGAQYAASDAQVNLNVVPQQAPLLSDVTAETNEDETLVFTVADFSDQFSDADGDALSKIQILSLPTNGILLLNGVEVSVDDEVSVADLNQLSFVPAPDFNGIVSFTWNAFDGFQYADAPASVDITVNAVQDSPVLSDITKSTNEDEAMKFSVSDFTTEFEDVDGDLLNKIQIVSLPENGSLLLNGIPVSVNDEITLTQLDQLTFEPNENYYGTVSFLWNASDGNSYAATTQSVSIKVDAVTDGAPVASAASFEVEEGGRVESETLASFVSDPEGTGLVFSTSAVSAPQHGTLTLNTDGTFTYIPDEGYTGEDSFTYEVCDGSTPAQCVIGTVNLSVVNAGPADSDGDGIPDSVEIGTDSDNPRDTDGDGIPDFEDTDSDGDGIPDAVEAKTNLSSPVDTDADGTPDYRDTDSDGDGIPDSEEAGDNPAKPTDTDGDGIPDTQDEDSDGDGIPDSIEAGSSPAQPQDSDSDGIPNHLDTDSDNDGIPDAVEAGADSTSLIDSDGDGIPDVQDTDSDNDGVSDTIEYGSSSDNAADSDGDGIPDYKDTDSDNDGISDAIEAGPNPEQPRDTDGDGIPDALETDSDNDGVSDTQEAGSDLDNPRDLDKDGIPDYLETDSDGDGIPDSEEDVIVVYKGFSPNQDGKNDVWWIDGIEDYPNNTVQIFNRWGNKIFEMKGYNNRDRAWTSDSSLGLVLGNSQVPDGTYFYIIDLGNGEKARKGYITVHR
- a CDS encoding DUF4856 domain-containing protein; this translates as MSTRNLLLALFSSALFTLVSCAEDEDNSPSVNAPASYTFERNGQSTVSFSGQTTRIKMATELVNALGNFDAATKSTLLEMYRNETPEGGDANPYQEAALNDSDKSVRSKVAASRDLFFTNTTEGTDIKNQFELWIESQVDEVFPNEEVLAKPGTAGQIADGSSTRYVSAKGLEYNQLVNKGLIGALMTDQMLNNYLSEAVLDENVNRELNESASVEEGQNYTTMEHKWDEAYGYAYGTAADPSNPNSTLSDNDIFLSKYIARVESDADFTGIADEIYDAFKLGRAAIVEHNYELRDEQANIIRKKVSEVIGIRAVYYLQQAKLKLEQDTPDYGSIFHDLSEAYGFIYSLQFTRQPNSNVPYHSGAEVNEFIEKLMNEGANGLWNVSPQTLEELSEAIASPFEFTVAEAASND
- a CDS encoding imelysin family protein, whose amino-acid sequence is MKNLLASLSLLLILFACSSEEEPEEFSEDQFDRKVMLTHWADNIIVPAYQQYNKELATLNAATQAFIQKPEMTELSTLRAAWLEAYKAWQWVSMFEIGKAEEVNLRNYTNIYPADTSAIGENIRAQNFKLELPSKYDEQGFPALDYLLYGLREDDEQIITVYQNSESHREYLSKVVERLQTLSGEVLEHWTDSYQDTFVDASGSSASSSVNKLINDYLFYYERMLRAGKVGIPAGVFSGSPLPHTVEGRYAKDISKVLLLEALNATQSFFNGQAFSGDAKGESLSTYLDYLNSIKDEEDLSANINSQFNSAREAIESLNQDFADQIINDNSAFLSAYDELQKVVILMKVDMFQALNIRVDYVDADGD